A single genomic interval of Monodelphis domestica isolate mMonDom1 chromosome X, mMonDom1.pri, whole genome shotgun sequence harbors:
- the LOC100016638 gene encoding mortality factor 4-like protein 2, protein MACSKEESKKIRALPIVQEGERVLTFHGPMLREAECIRAVVEDRQVKYLVRYQVESGPSGEVAGGARAHPSDCSGGAAVPGTSLAGTGAGLSEEIGPVACWHYEWIPESRVLRYCNTMGKEPEGSSCSSTSSSSDLGQHEASAAAASAAAWGPWGASGQASDWGEGCSWGAGATGGGEGSGGRGDDVAPPPPPPPPPPLVAPRRLGVGAPKRREIKVPLPDALKPLLVRDWELVTHDKKLFRLPAHKPVDAILAEFGAFQQHCGVAAKEYATPELVAGIREYFNVLLGTQLLYKFERPQYLEILGRYPGCPMSQIYGGAHLLRLFVQIGSALVYSGLDDHSLDVLLGHLQDFLAYLAAKPAQLFTPADYQVASAEYQLRAPPE, encoded by the coding sequence ATGGCGTGTTCCAAGGAGGAGAGTAAGAAAATCCGGGCCTTGCCCATTGTCCAAGAGGGGGAGCGAGTGTTGACCTTCCACGGGCCCATGCTGCGGGAGGCCGAGTGTATCCGGGCAGTGGTGGAAGACCGGCAGGTCAAGTACCTGGTGCGGTACCAGGTGGAGAGCGGGCCCAGTGGGGAGGTGGCGGGAGGTGCCAGGGCCCACCCCTCTGACTGCAGCGGTGGTGCCGCCGTGCCTGGTACCAGTTTGGCCGGCACCGGTGCAGGCCTGAGCGAGGAGATCGGGCCGGTGGCGTGCTGGCACTACGAGTGGATCCCGGAGAGCCGTGTGCTCCGCTACTGCAACACCATGGGGAAGGAGCCGGAGGGCAGCAGTTGCAGCAGCACCAGCAGCAGCAGTGACCTGGGCCAGCACGAGGCCTCAGCTGCTGCAGCATCCGCTGCGGCCTGGGGCCCCTGGGGGGCTTCGGGCCAGGCCTCTGACTGGGGGGAGGGCTGCAGCTGGGGCGCCGGGGCCACAGGGGGAGGAGAGGGCAGTGGGGGGAGGGGCGACGACGTGGcgcccccgcccccacccccacccccacccccgcttGTGGCGCCCAGGCGCCTGGGGGTTGGGGCCCCCAAAAGGAGGGAGATCAAGGTGCCCCTGCCCGATGCCCTGAAGCCCCTGCTCGTTCGAGACTGGGAGCTGGTGACCCACGACAAGAAGCTCTTCAGGCTGCCCGCCCACAAGCCTGTGGACGCCATCCTGGCCGAGTTTGGCGCCTTCCAGCAGCACTGTGGGGTGGCGGCCAAGGAGTACGCCACCCCCGAGCTGGTGGCGGGCATCAGGGAGTACTTCAACGTGCTGCTGGGCACCCAGCTGCTCTACAAGTTCGAGAGGCCCCAGTACTTGGAGATCCTGGGCCGCTACCCGGGCTGCCCCATGTCTCAGATCTACGGCGGCGCCCACCTGCTGCGCCTTTTCGTGCAGATCGGCTCGGCGCTGGTCTACTCGGGCCTGGATGACCACAGCCTCGACGTGCTCCTGGGCCACCTGCAGGATTTCCTGGCCTACCTGGCGGCCAAGCCCGCCCAGCTCTTCACCCCCGCCGACTACCAGGTGGCCTCGGCGGAGTACCAGCTCCGAGCCCCGCCCGAGTGA